One Astyanax mexicanus isolate ESR-SI-001 chromosome 3, AstMex3_surface, whole genome shotgun sequence genomic region harbors:
- the trnau1apa gene encoding tRNA selenocysteine 1-associated protein 1 isoform X1 encodes MTSLWMGNLDSHMDEDFICRAFAVMGEAVVRVRIIRNKITGDPAGYCFVEFADEATAERCLRRVNGKPLPGAAKPKRFKLNRATYGRHDENSPTFSLFVSDLTPDVDDGMLYEFFCNHFPSCCGGKIVLDTEGYSKCCGFVSFTSQREQMRALAEFQGAVGLGKKPLRIDLATSKPNKKQPMEDQTGALNALNQHFSLYQFYANQYSNYYSGYYQSAADYDPYTDLPQDSEQSYEEMEDCDLEDPNLQPNVMEANRSFMEDSEELYDALNSCFCQPPESWDGITCSVMCYLPEPVFEYELNGWQ; translated from the exons CTGGATTCTCACATGGATGAAGATTTCATCTGCCGTGCCTTTGCTGTAATGGGAGAAGCAGTCGTGAGGGTCAGAATAATTCGCAATAAAATCACTGG AGATCCTGCTGGGTACTGTTTTGTGGAATTTGCTGATGAGGCCACAGCTGAAAGATGTCTCCGCAGGGTGAATGGGAAACCCCTACCTGGTGCTGCTAAG ccaAAAAGATTCAAGTTAAATAGGGCCACATACGGAAGACATGATGAGAACAG TCCAACTTTCTCTCTCTTCGTGTCGGATCTCACGCCGGATGTAGATGATGGAATGCTGTATGAGTTTTTTTGCAATCACTTTCCTTCCTGCTGTGGAGGGAAAATAGTACTGGACACCGAAGGTTATTCAAA GTGCTGCGGCTTTGTGAGCTTTACAAGTCAGAGGGAGCAGATGAGGGCCTTGGCAGAGTTTCAGGGTGCTGTTGGACTCGGGAAGAAGCCCTTGCGCATAGACTTGGCCACTAGCAAACC GAATAAAAAACAGCCGATGGAGGATCAGACTGGAGCCCTAAATGCTCTTAACCAACACTTCAGTCTTTACCAGTTCTATGCCAATCAGTATTCCAACTATTACTCTGGTTATTATCAGAGTGCAGCAGACTATGATCCCTACACAGACCTCCCTCAGGACTCAGAACAG AGCTATGAGGAGATGGAGGATTGTGACTTGGAGG ACCCAAACCTTCAGCCGAATGTTATGGAGGCTAATAGGAGTTTCATGGAAGACAGTGAAGAACTGTATGATGCCCTCAACAGCTGTTTCTGCCAGCCTCCAGAGTCATGGGATGGAATCACCTGCAGCGTAATGTGCTATCTACCTGAGCCAGTTTTTGAATATGAGTTAAATGGGTGGCAGTAA
- the trnau1apa gene encoding tRNA selenocysteine 1-associated protein 1 isoform X2: MDEDFICRAFAVMGEAVVRVRIIRNKITGDPAGYCFVEFADEATAERCLRRVNGKPLPGAAKPKRFKLNRATYGRHDENSPTFSLFVSDLTPDVDDGMLYEFFCNHFPSCCGGKIVLDTEGYSKCCGFVSFTSQREQMRALAEFQGAVGLGKKPLRIDLATSKPNKKQPMEDQTGALNALNQHFSLYQFYANQYSNYYSGYYQSAADYDPYTDLPQDSEQSYEEMEDCDLEDPNLQPNVMEANRSFMEDSEELYDALNSCFCQPPESWDGITCSVMCYLPEPVFEYELNGWQ; encoded by the exons ATGGATGAAGATTTCATCTGCCGTGCCTTTGCTGTAATGGGAGAAGCAGTCGTGAGGGTCAGAATAATTCGCAATAAAATCACTGG AGATCCTGCTGGGTACTGTTTTGTGGAATTTGCTGATGAGGCCACAGCTGAAAGATGTCTCCGCAGGGTGAATGGGAAACCCCTACCTGGTGCTGCTAAG ccaAAAAGATTCAAGTTAAATAGGGCCACATACGGAAGACATGATGAGAACAG TCCAACTTTCTCTCTCTTCGTGTCGGATCTCACGCCGGATGTAGATGATGGAATGCTGTATGAGTTTTTTTGCAATCACTTTCCTTCCTGCTGTGGAGGGAAAATAGTACTGGACACCGAAGGTTATTCAAA GTGCTGCGGCTTTGTGAGCTTTACAAGTCAGAGGGAGCAGATGAGGGCCTTGGCAGAGTTTCAGGGTGCTGTTGGACTCGGGAAGAAGCCCTTGCGCATAGACTTGGCCACTAGCAAACC GAATAAAAAACAGCCGATGGAGGATCAGACTGGAGCCCTAAATGCTCTTAACCAACACTTCAGTCTTTACCAGTTCTATGCCAATCAGTATTCCAACTATTACTCTGGTTATTATCAGAGTGCAGCAGACTATGATCCCTACACAGACCTCCCTCAGGACTCAGAACAG AGCTATGAGGAGATGGAGGATTGTGACTTGGAGG ACCCAAACCTTCAGCCGAATGTTATGGAGGCTAATAGGAGTTTCATGGAAGACAGTGAAGAACTGTATGATGCCCTCAACAGCTGTTTCTGCCAGCCTCCAGAGTCATGGGATGGAATCACCTGCAGCGTAATGTGCTATCTACCTGAGCCAGTTTTTGAATATGAGTTAAATGGGTGGCAGTAA